One genomic window of Planctomycetota bacterium includes the following:
- a CDS encoding nitroreductase family protein has protein sequence MDLFEAIETRASVRAYDPVEIPEQDLMKILGAGRHAPSGGNRQPLQYVLVRDPKTLKALERVQTSFASASAAIGIIADPAVSRWWLEDAAAAAENMLLAIHALGYASVWVEGTLLKEEEFARTLLGVPKEKRFAILLPIGKAPQKTPQADKKPLKEILWRERYGKK, from the coding sequence ATGGACCTTTTCGAGGCGATCGAAACGCGGGCCAGCGTCCGGGCCTACGACCCGGTCGAAATCCCGGAACAGGACCTGATGAAAATTCTCGGCGCGGGCCGGCACGCCCCCTCCGGCGGCAATCGCCAGCCGCTCCAGTACGTCCTCGTCCGCGACCCGAAGACCCTGAAGGCCCTCGAGCGCGTCCAGACGTCCTTCGCCAGCGCGTCGGCGGCCATCGGCATCATCGCCGACCCCGCCGTCTCGCGCTGGTGGCTGGAGGACGCCGCCGCGGCGGCAGAGAACATGCTCCTGGCGATCCACGCGCTCGGCTACGCGTCGGTGTGGGTCGAAGGAACGCTCCTGAAGGAAGAGGAGTTCGCGAGGACCCTCCTCGGCGTGCCGAAGGAGAAACGCTTCGCCATCCTCCTTCCGATCGGCAAGGCGCCCCAGAAGACGCCGCAGGCCGACAAGAAACCCTTGAAGGAAATCCTCTGGCGCGAACGCTACGGCAAGAAATAG